GTCACCGGCCGCCGGGCCGCCGTGGGCAGCGGCGGCACCGGGTCGATGGGCGCCCACTGCGGCTGGAGCAGCAGGGCCGCCGGGTAGGCGCTGTGCAGGTAGTGGTCGTACAACCGCCGGCGGCCGGCACGCCGGTCCTCGGCGTGTTCGGACGAGTCCGCCAGTTCGGCGGCGTAGACCCGCAGCAGGTCGTGGAAGGAGTACCGCCCCGGCGCGTGCTCGGTCAGCAGATGCAGCCGGGTCAGTTCGCGCAGTGGTGGCCGGACGGCCGCCGCGGACACGCCGGCGAGCGCGGCGGCGGCGTCGGCGGTCAGATCCGGGCCGGGGTGCAGCCCGAGCAGCCGGAACAGCCGCGCCGCGGCGGGGCTCAGGGCCAGGTAGGACCGGGAGAAGACCCGCCGGACGTCGCCATCGGCCAGGGCGTCCAGCCGCGCATCCGCCGAGTGCAGTTCGGCGGCGAAGGCGTCGAGCGGAAAGGCCGGGTGGGTGGCGACCCGTGCCGCCACCATCGACAGGGCGAGCGGCAGCCGGCCGGTGGCCGCGATGATGTCGGTGACCGCGTCCGGCTCGGCGGCGAGCCGGAGGGCGCCGAGCCGGCCGACCAGCAGGCTCATCGACTCGGAGTCTGAGAGCACGTCCAATCGCAGCGGCTCGGCGCACTCCGCGGCGACCAGCTCGGCGAGCCGGTCCCGGCTGGTGACCACGACCAGGCAACCGCCGGCGCCCGGCAGCAGCGGACGTACCTGGGCGGCGTCGCGGGCGTTGTCGAGCACCACGAGCATCCGGCGGGAGGCCAGCAGGCTGCGGTACAGCCCGGTCCTGGCCTCGGTGCTGGCGGGAATCCGGGCCTGGGGTACGCCGAGCGCTTCGAGGAAGCCCTGCAGGGCGTCGTCCGGAAACACCACGTCGGCCTCGTCGTACCCGTGCAGGTTCACGTAGAGCTGGCCGTCGGGGAAGCGGCCGGCCACCCGGTGGGCCCAGTGCAGCGCCAACGTGGTCTTGCCCACGCCGGCCATCCCGGAGACGGCCGAGATGATCACTGTCGCCGGCACCGACCCGCCGGTGTCGACAAGCGCGTCCAGCCGGGCGAGCTCGGCGGCGCGTCCGACGAACTCCGGCACGGCGAGCGGTAGCTGCTCAGGTCGAGGGCCGGCCGGGGCGGGCAGGTCCGCCACCGCGGCCGGTCCCGGTTCCGGCTCGGTGGGGCCGGCCGGCGGGGTCGTGAGCAGACCGGGGCGGTGGTGCAGGATGTCGTCGTGCAGCCGGGTCAGGTGTGGGGCCGGGTCCAGGCCGGTCTCCTCCGCCAGGATCTGGCGGGCCTGCCGGAACGCGTCGAGCGCACCCGCCACGTCGCCGATGCGGTACAGGCCCAGCATCAACTGCCCCCACGCCCGCTGCCGCAGCGGGTGCTCGTCGAGCAGGACGCGCAGCCGGTGCACCACCTCGACCACGGCGCCGAGCTGCAGCATCGCCTCCGCGTAGTCCTCCTCGGCGAGCAGTCGCCGTTCCTGCAACGGGGCGACCCGGCGGGCCAGCACCGGCGGCAACGGCAGGTCCGCCAGGGGCATACCGCGCCACAACTCCACCGCGCCGCCCAGCTCGACCTCGGCCCGGACGGCGTCGCCGGCGGCGAGGGCCTCCCGGCCGCGCGCGGCCGCCGCGTCGAACCGATCCAGGTCCCGCTCGTCCGGCCCGACGCGGAGAAGATAGCCGCCGGCCGCGGCCGGTATCCGGTCCCCACGGTCGTCGCCGCCCAGCAACTGCCGCAACCCTCGGACGTACGTGCGCAGATTCGCCGCGGCCGAGGGGGGCGGTTGGTCGGCCCACAGCACCGACGCCAGCTCGCTGGTGCCGACGGTGTCGTTGGCCCGGAGCAGCAGGGCGGCCAGCAGCAGGCGTTGTTTCATCGAGCCCAGCGGGACGCGCCGGTTCCCGTGGTGGACCGTGAGCGGGCCAAGAATGTCGAAACGCAAGGGGACCATCCATGGGGTGTGCCGTGGATATTGCGGCCGGCCACCGCCCAAGCCCAGCCGCCCCCACGCATCGGCCCTGGATACGGCAACGCTGTACATCGCTTGTACACAGGTTATACGTCGGCCACCGTACCGTTCCTCCGTCCGTACCCGGGCATACCGGAGGAGCACGAATGAGGTCAACGTCTCGTCCGCTCCGGTCGGACCACGGCTTCCGGCTCCTCGGTTCCCTTGAGGTGCACCGGCACGGCCGCCAGGTACCCATCGGGGCGCGCCGGCACCGGGTCGCCCTCGGCGCCCTCCTACTGGAGGCGAACCGGCTGGTGCCGATCGACCGGCTGACCGAGCTGATCTGGCCGGAGCAGGAGCCACCGCGTACCGCCCGCAACGCCATCCAGGTCTCCATCTCCACGCTACGTGCTGCCCTGGGCGACAGCGCCCCCATCGTCAAGTCCGGCGACGGCTATCAGATCTCGGTCGCACCGCAGGCCGTCGACGTCCACCGGTTCCGTGATCTCGTGACCCGGGCCCGCGACGCCGAGCCGGCCCGCACCGTCCAGTTGCTGCGCGAGGCCGACGGGCTGTGGCGGGGGCCGGTGCTCGCCGGGACGCTCGCCGACGGGGCACGCCACCGGGTCGCCACCGGTCTGGACGAGGAGCGCGCCGCGGCGGTCGAGGATCGGATCGACGCCGAGTTGCAGCTCGGTCACCACCACGCGGTCGTGGGCGAGTTGTTCGACCTGGTGCGGACGTACCCGCACCGGGAACGCCTGTTCGGACTGTTGATGATCGCCCTGTACCGGGACGGGCAGCCGGTCCGCGCCCTGGAGCTGTACCAGGAACTGCGCAGTCGGCTGATCGAGGAGTTCGGCACCGACCCCGGTCCGGAACTGCGTCGCCTGGAGACCGACATCCTGCGGCAGTCGGCGGAGCTGCTGTCCGTCCGTCCGCCCACCCACCCGCCGGCGGAGCGGGCCCGCCCGGCGCGGCGCACCTTCCTGCCTCCCCCGCCGCCGGACTTCACCGGCCGGGTGGCGGAAAGTACCCGCCTGCTGGCGCGCGCCGCCATCCCGGGGGCCCTCTCGGTGGTCACGATCGACGGCATGGGCGGCGTCGGCAAGACGAGCTTCGCGGTGCAGGTGGCGCACCGGCTCCGCGAGACGTACCCGGACGGCCAGTTCTTCGTGGATCTGCGGGGACTCCGCCACGGCGACCCGCCACTGTCCGCCGAGGCCGCGCTCGGCGTGCTGCTGCGCTGCGCCGGCGTACCGGACGATCTGGTGCCGCCGGACCTCGCGGGCCGGGCTGCCGGATGGCGGTCGCTGACCGCGAACCGGCGGGTCCTGCTGGTCCTGGACGACGCCGTGGACGAGCAGCAGATCCAGCCCCTTCTGCCCGGGGCACCGGGCTCGCTCGCGGTGGTCACCAGCCGGCGGCGGCTGGTGGGGCTGGCCGGAGCGACCCCGCTCTCCCTCGACGTGCTGCCGCTCGACCAGGCGGTGACGATGTTCCAGCGGGCCACGGCGGCACCGGGAGCGGCGGCCGCCGGGCCCGAGGTGGAGGAGGTCGTACGCCTCTGCGGCCGCCTGCCGCTGGCCATCCGGATCATCGCGGCCCGGCTGCGGGTGCGGCCCACCTGGACCATGGCCG
This is a stretch of genomic DNA from Micromonospora sp. WMMD1082. It encodes these proteins:
- a CDS encoding AfsR/SARP family transcriptional regulator; the encoded protein is MRSTSRPLRSDHGFRLLGSLEVHRHGRQVPIGARRHRVALGALLLEANRLVPIDRLTELIWPEQEPPRTARNAIQVSISTLRAALGDSAPIVKSGDGYQISVAPQAVDVHRFRDLVTRARDAEPARTVQLLREADGLWRGPVLAGTLADGARHRVATGLDEERAAAVEDRIDAELQLGHHHAVVGELFDLVRTYPHRERLFGLLMIALYRDGQPVRALELYQELRSRLIEEFGTDPGPELRRLETDILRQSAELLSVRPPTHPPAERARPARRTFLPPPPPDFTGRVAESTRLLARAAIPGALSVVTIDGMGGVGKTSFAVQVAHRLRETYPDGQFFVDLRGLRHGDPPLSAEAALGVLLRCAGVPDDLVPPDLAGRAAGWRSLTANRRVLLVLDDAVDEQQIQPLLPGAPGSLAVVTSRRRLVGLAGATPLSLDVLPLDQAVTMFQRATAAPGAAAAGPEVEEVVRLCGRLPLAIRIIAARLRVRPTWTMADLLRRLRTRQSRVWLLSTADGTRVVDNLATSYLALPDPLARLFRLLSLHPGDDFDPDAVAALAGLEVAVAESMLDRLVDDNLVGQRAAGRYHLHEMTRDCAVELSERYDPAVEREAARRRLFDHYRYLSTRHPPALQLSGACSRP
- a CDS encoding BTAD domain-containing putative transcriptional regulator, translated to MKQRLLLAALLLRANDTVGTSELASVLWADQPPPSAAANLRTYVRGLRQLLGGDDRGDRIPAAAGGYLLRVGPDERDLDRFDAAAARGREALAAGDAVRAEVELGGAVELWRGMPLADLPLPPVLARRVAPLQERRLLAEEDYAEAMLQLGAVVEVVHRLRVLLDEHPLRQRAWGQLMLGLYRIGDVAGALDAFRQARQILAEETGLDPAPHLTRLHDDILHHRPGLLTTPPAGPTEPEPGPAAVADLPAPAGPRPEQLPLAVPEFVGRAAELARLDALVDTGGSVPATVIISAVSGMAGVGKTTLALHWAHRVAGRFPDGQLYVNLHGYDEADVVFPDDALQGFLEALGVPQARIPASTEARTGLYRSLLASRRMLVVLDNARDAAQVRPLLPGAGGCLVVVTSRDRLAELVAAECAEPLRLDVLSDSESMSLLVGRLGALRLAAEPDAVTDIIAATGRLPLALSMVAARVATHPAFPLDAFAAELHSADARLDALADGDVRRVFSRSYLALSPAAARLFRLLGLHPGPDLTADAAAALAGVSAAAVRPPLRELTRLHLLTEHAPGRYSFHDLLRVYAAELADSSEHAEDRRAGRRRLYDHYLHSAYPAALLLQPQWAPIDPVPPLPTAARRPVTDHDTALAWFTAEHRVLLRVVRQAAECGFEAYAWQIAWASNTFVAPRGLWQDQLSVQQIALAAAEKIDDIAGQATANRLLSRAFTRLGEHEDAEYRLRRALELYERLNDPTGQAQTLHNYCELCYLLGRPDEALAQAREALRLYRLAGNRSGAARTLNAIGWLLATAGEYAQAIASCTEALAEQRRSGDRNGQAATLDSIGFAYDRLGEYARAVDCYEEAIQLFRDSADRYHEAETLLRLGDTRETMGEPAAAVAAWRQAAQIYDEVGDPAIEDARRRLDRSAESTADRAG